The Thermoplasmata archaeon sequence CCTGGCCCCGGAGCAACAGGCCGACTTCCACCGCCTCCTGCGCACCGTGGAGAACCCGCTCCTGAACCTGGTCCTCACGGGCCGGCCCTCCCGGTTCTCGCGGCTCCCGCCGGAGGCGCGCGAGCGCTACCTCCTGGGCTGGGCCCATAGCCACCTGCCCGTGAAGCGACAGGGGTTCCACGCGGTCAAACGTCTCACGGAGTTCCTCTTCTACGCCCGGCTCCCGGACGGGCACGCGAATCCGAACTGGCCCGCGACGGGGTACGAGGGGCCCGACGACGCGGAGCGGGCGCGGCACCATCATCCCGAGGAGCTGCGGATCATCCCGTTTGTGCCGCAGCGGGAGACCACGCTCCGCGCGGACGTCTGCGTGGTCGGGAGCGGCGCGGGCGGCGGCGTGATCGCCGCGAAGCTCGCGGAGGCAGGCTACAAGGTCGTCGTCCTCGAGGCGGGTGGCTACCGCACGCCGGACAACTTCACCCAGCGCGAGGCCGACGCGTACGACACGATGTTCCAGGGTCACGGCGTCCTGACGACGAAGGACCTCGCCTTCGGCATCCTGGCCGGCGAGACGGCGGGAGGCAGCACGACGATCAACTGGATGATCGCCCTCAAGCCGCCGATCTGGGCGCGCCAGGAGTGGGAGCGAGACGCGGGCATGGAGGGGGTCACATCCCCGGCGTTCGAGGCGATGGTCGATGAGGTCTGGGCGCGGGTCCACGCGACCCAGGAGGAGAGCCAGATCAACCCCTGCAACGACGTCCTGCGCCGCGGGAGCGAGGCCCTCGGATACCGGGAGGGCGTGGACTACGAGATCCTCTACCGGAACGCGAAGGGGTGCGCGCAGCGATGCGACTTCTGCTTCTTCGGCTGCATCTACAACGCGAAGCAGTCCACCCTCGTCACGTACCTCCCGGACGCGTTCCACGCGGGCGCGCGCTTCCTGTTTGACACGAAGGCGGACCGCATCACGGTGGAGGGTGGCGCGGCGACGGGCGTCGAGGCCACGTACCGGGCGGAGGGACGCGAGATACCGATCCACGTGAAGGCGAGTCAGGTCGTCGCCGCGGGGAGCGCCCTCCAGACGCCGGCGCTTCTCCTGCGCTCGGGCATCCGCTTCCCCGGTGTCGGCGTCGGGCTGCGGTTCGATCCCACGACCGCGTTGTTCGGGGAGTTCCCCGGGCCCATCCGGTTCTGGAAGGGTCCCATGCAGACCGTCGTGGTCAAGAAGTTCCAAGATTCGGATGAGGCCCACCACGGACCGTGGCTCGAGGTCGCTCCCGCCCACCCCGG is a genomic window containing:
- a CDS encoding GMC family oxidoreductase N-terminal domain-containing protein; translation: MGDGGFGVEERQTLRTLCDTLVPRVPGVPDSGGFFGRSATDVQVDEDIVNIVGNYLAPEQQADFHRLLRTVENPLLNLVLTGRPSRFSRLPPEARERYLLGWAHSHLPVKRQGFHAVKRLTEFLFYARLPDGHANPNWPATGYEGPDDAERARHHHPEELRIIPFVPQRETTLRADVCVVGSGAGGGVIAAKLAEAGYKVVVLEAGGYRTPDNFTQREADAYDTMFQGHGVLTTKDLAFGILAGETAGGSTTINWMIALKPPIWARQEWERDAGMEGVTSPAFEAMVDEVWARVHATQEESQINPCNDVLRRGSEALGYREGVDYEILYRNAKGCAQRCDFCFFGCIYNAKQSTLVTYLPDAFHAGARFLFDTKADRITVEGGAATGVEATYRAEGREIPIHVKASQVVAAGSALQTPALLLRSGIRFPGVGVGLRFDPTTALFGEFPGPIRFWKGPMQTVVVKKFQDSDEAHHGPWLEVAPAHPGLTALALPWNGGRAHKELMTGLARSANTIVLTRDWTEGRVTIDARGEPVFDYRLDPRDRRNLTRGLQEAARIHRAAGATRISTLHMEELSAGDGNGPIPQGEFDDFLERLGRASVGPNRLALFTAHPMGSARAGRDPRTSAAKPTGECHEVANLWIGDGSIFPTAPGVNPTISIMSMAMRTAGFIRERLAQTR